GTTGGAGAACTGGAAGAGGCTGGAGAAGGTGCGCCTGTTCTCAGTGGTGTCGGGGAAGATGGCATCTTGGAAGTTGACACCGTGTGGCAGGATGTTGTAGTTCTCATCCATCCTGCAGGTGACGAAGGAGGAGAAATCTAAATATCAACTCAAATTAAAAGCGTCACTCACTGAGCAGAACCTTAGAATTATATGAACGGCTTGTACTGTTGTTTGCACATCTGACTATAGTTATAGGCCCAGTAACAACACTAGGGAGTAATTAGAGAGTTAgatcaaagctgctgttttgctaaataaacatttatctgTGCTTTATGAAGCGTGGCAGCAATAAAACTAACTTTTAGACTGTTGCAAGTAAACtttgaatttatatttaaatagaCACAGGTGTGGATTTGCAGCCCACCTGAGGAAGAAGAAGTAGGAGTAGTTCTCCATCACGGTGTGGGACTGGCAGGACAGGTACCCTAGCCCTGTAAGGTTGAGCCTGGAACCAGAAGGAACCTCCAGCATGCTGCCCCAGGCTTGGTCGCACAGCAGCTCCACTTCCGCAGAGTACAGCAACCCTTCCTCCGCGCCCTCGTATCCATACCCGAACCCAAAGGGCAGCGAATTGTACAAGCTCCCTGCTAATCCAAGAGGGTCCCGGTGGATCGCCAGCACTCGGGCGTACACGATGATTTCGGCCAACTCCGCCCGGCAGCCCTCACTCAGCGGCCGCCACTCGGAGGGCAGTTGGCAGCCGTGCGTAAAAGTGTCCAAGTGCGCAAAGACGCCTAAAGCTGCGAAGAAGATAGTCGTTGAAAACATCCctaaaaaaaatgcacaaacgATTTGGAGATGCCTTAGTGGGAAAATATGTCATCCACTGTTTGGTCAAATTAGTTTTATGCAGAGAAGCAGAGTTTCGTTGACAGAACTAACCACTGTGGCACCTGAACGCTTAAGAACGTACTCTACTCTTTCAGGAAAATACCACAAAACGTGCCAAATAACTTTCTATCTTCGACCACTATTTGAATAGTAGCTCGCAGAGACTCAGACCTTTTCCCTTTTGCAGACGCTGACTGACTAGATCTATGTGCAGAAACATCAGCGACCTCAACCTGtgctcagtgttttcatctCATCAGTCTGCTGTGAAGAGACGAACAGCTTCTCCAGAGCGCACCGGTGCTGCGTTCAGGGACTGATGGTAAGCTCTGATGTTTGAGGCTTTCATGCGCGCTGCATCCAAGTGCTacattgtttgttgtttggtttgatttgaaCTATGTGAATAAGATTGTAAACGAGACAAATAACAAATTAGTGAAGACTAATTTACCAAATAGGTTAGGTTTCTGGTGTAACTGTTGCAATTTACTAACAGGAAGTAAGTTTTTTCCCAGATGTTCCAGGAGACACTGAGTCAGTCTTAGAGGTCAATAGGTTTTAGGGATCAATGGCATTTTTTTGTGGGTATTAGAGGGACTTTGAGGGGGCTCTAATACTAAGAGTGAACTTCAGTAGGTCTTTGGACTTCCAGTGGACCTTAGAGAGATGCCAGGAGTCTGTGTGATCAAGACACAGGTCGACATTACTTCACTGACAAGAGTAAAGCGGACTCCTTCACTAGTACTCCTGGGACTATCCTGTATTCAGTTGTAAATTAACTGTAGTAAGTTTGCATCATTCTACATGTGAGAACAAGTGGCTCTATCTGCTGCccaagttttaaaataggcctacagtatgtttttgctTGGACAATACTGTCACCTAGTGGAAATTCATCGTGGCAGCagtgtttatgttgtgtttttgtgtaaaaataataataatttctgtaatatttttttattttaaaatgacaatgaaagcaAACATTGGCGAGctcaaaacattacattatagTCTAATGTTGTAGacattagttgtttttttatagaaCAATCTTGACAGATTTTCCACTCGGACTAATTAGGctttattactgtgtgttttctcacatgCTATACAAATTGTCTGGGtggatttttcctttatttaagtGCAAGGTGACTTCTGAAGGGAATTCCCACTGACAGCTGATGGTTGGCCCCACCCCCAGCTGTCAGGCCAGTGCTGATGTGTAAAACACGTGGATGGACCTGTGCGCGCACGGCGGCTCCGTCCGCAGCAGCTGCGCCTGCTCTCAGATCTGTGACTGCTTTGTGACGTCACTTCGAGGAAATGAAAACCACCACAAAGGCAGAGCGGGTCAAAAACACTAGTACACGCCGGAAAGAAGGAAAGTCGGCCTTCAAAGTAAAGGATTCGTGTTTCAAAATTCACACATTAGGGTAGCAATGACAATATATTATTACAGTAGTAGGGGCCGGTGATCTAATGCGAGTGACAACTGTTTTagaatgtgacatttttataattaataatgtaataacaTACAGATTATGGCAGCTTGATTTGATCTTACGTCATATCAACCAATTGTGGTATTATTCTCATCATTGATATTGGGAATTTTTGTGCCTAAGATCAAGTTAATTTAAGTTGaagtttttaataataaaaaacgaATCTATATCATTAGAATCCTTAGATTAAATAACAATTATGTTTCTGAAAAAACGTGGTGTGTCTCCTTTCGGTGCATTGGTAAAAAACCtcatagttaaaaaaaaaacagtatatttaaatagattttcttAAAACATGATATGTTGTTAAAGcctatgttttatgttttacagccTTATAAACCACAAATGGCGTAAAGTGAGGTGTTTTACTTTGAAGACACCCACCGGAAGcgctctgtgtctctctctgcgTCTGATTTGACGTCGTCACTCAGAGACCAGCAGCGGGGACGTCTGGTCGCTCCACTTTTCCTTCTTACCGAGTGTTTCTGTGCGTTTTGGGAGCGAACACCGGGTCCTTGTTGAGTTTGGGAGCTGACAGCAGGTGAGCTACAACCTTTTCTGAACTTGTTGGACATTTGACGTGACGCAGTTGGGCTCAGATAAAACCCCGTCCGTGTGGTGGGAGTTAACGACACAGGTAACTTTTCGCTGTTTACCAGGAGTCGCTAGGCCTGCGAAAGcgaaaataaaataacaccaGCAGGACGACAAATTGAACATTTCTTAGCTAGACGACGGTTTTAAAGTACAATTTCTGTCATTGGTAGAGTATTTTTAAAGTGAATTAGTCGATAAATTATGACAGACACCTTTAAAAGGACtcatatttacatgtatatattgAGATTGCATTAGCAGACAGTGCGTACAGCACAATGCTCTGTGTTATCTTCATCTTTTCATGTGACCTGCTGATGAGATCATTCAGTTTTCAGACTGTggtgttttcctgctgctctctgtcGAAACACTGAGTCACTTAATGATTCAGCATGGAGCtgacttttacttttaacatttagCTACGGTAATATTAACAGATCGTTGTCATGATTGGTTTTCACTAGTAatctacatttattattttatccaGAACACATGATGATAATAACCTCTAAAACAAAAGCTAAAGGAAGACACTTGTAATTGGTTTTCTGCTTattctctttttgttgtgtaattattaatgtaatatCAGACCTACAATATCAAaatctgtctctgctctttAACTTCTCCCCCTTCAGCGTCATGGCGTCAGGAGGACCCATGATGAACGGTGACATCGCTCGCTCTCCCAGTCAGTCTGGCACGCTGGAGGAAACCCTGCAGCAGATGAACATCCTCATCCAGGAAAACCGGGAGCTGAAAGGTGAGAGTATGTTCAGAGGAGGGGGTTCAGAAAGTTTCACATGCTCTGTTGTTGCAGCAGCATTCAAAGACTCCCCAGTCCTCCTGAGCACTCTTATGAGGACTGGCAACACTGGCtagggtcaaaggtcaatgcACTAgtgttaaaaagagaaatgacttGCAAACATTTTCGTTCAGTCAATGTGCATGTATTCACTTTCTCTGTCTACCTCCCAGAGGCCCTGCGTCAGACCAACATGACAATGAAGGAGCGTTTCGAAGGTTTATCTGTGTGGCGCGAGAAGCAGCGGGAGGAGCGGGAATTCCTCGAGAGCCGACTGGAGGAGGCTCGTAGACACATGGAGGGGCTGACCATTCAAAACCAGGAGCTGGGCAAGAAGCTGGAGGATGCGgggagagcaggaggagctCCAGGAGGTTGGCAGGTGAGGCTGGAGCGAAGGACTGAGAGCCAGTGTTATTGCATGTTCTCAACTGCATTAAAAACCAAACACTTTGTACCTAAAGTTCTGTGTTTGTGACGTCTTCTCCAGGCGACATTATCCAATCAGAGTGCAGAGCTGGATGCCCTGCGTGCCCAGGTTGCTCGCCTGCAGGCAGAGAAGAACGACCTGGTGGCAATGaactctgagctgcagctgaaagcGGAGCAGGACTCTCATGATGACTCGTTCATTGAGATCATCAAGGTCTCGGTGAGGGAAAATCAGTCCTTGCGTAATTAGTGTTTCATTCAAAAATTCCCTCTATTCAGCCTGAAATGATGTAATCTGACACAAAGTCTCCAAATTAAAGTCAAATTCACATTAGATTTTTAATAATCATTCATTTAATCATTCATAAAAGTGTTAACCAAAGTGTGGGATCTCCTGTGGGTTTCTTCTCAGGATGGAGGCGTCAACGGTGTCAACGACATTTGCGGGTTGGAGCGCAGCAGGCGTCCAGACCTGAGCATGACGGCGTCCCGGCTG
The window above is part of the Anabas testudineus chromosome 23, fAnaTes1.2, whole genome shotgun sequence genome. Proteins encoded here:
- the ccdc3a gene encoding coiled-coil domain-containing protein 3a, whose product is MFSTTIFFAALGVFAHLDTFTHGCQLPSEWRPLSEGCRAELAEIIVYARVLAIHRDPLGLAGSLYNSLPFGFGYGYEGAEEGLLYSAEVELLCDQAWGSMLEVPSGSRLNLTGLGYLSCQSHTVMENYSYFFFLRMDENYNILPHGVNFQDAIFPDTTENRRTFSSLFQFSNCTQGNQPFHTFSPEWDTQEDNRLLCSSVQAALFEEEERGRRLQERLAAAERRNQQLKERVRKVKRSLRNSRKAARKAEQEARGLQEKLRAAERRAGHHLNAITQEEPPPGRYTSTAMRHRMQL